DNA from Campylobacter concisus:
GTCCTGCGTTGGATTCGAACCAACGGCCCCCTCATTAAAAGTGAGATGCTCTACCGACTGAGCTAGCAAGACATTTGCTTAAAAAAGAATTGAGATTATACAAAAAACATTATTACATGTCAAGAAACAAGAAAAATATCTAATATTTTCTACAATAAATGCTGATTATATAAGATTATTTCAAATTATAAAAAAGAATGGTGCGGATGAAAGGACTTGAACCTTCACGCCGTGGGGCACCAGATCCTAAGTCTGGCGTGTCTGCCAATTTCACCACATCCGCACAACAATAGTAAAGTGGTACGCCCATCAGGATTCGAACCTGAGGCCTACGGCTTAGAAGGCCGTTGCTCTATCCAGCTGAGCTATGAGCGCATAAAGTATTTTAAGTGGCGCGCCCGATAGGAGTCGAACCCATAACCTACAGATCCGAAGTCTGTCGCTCTATCCAATTGAGCTACGAGCGCCCAAAATGGGGTGAGTGATGGGAATCGAACCCACGACCCTCAGGACCACAATCTGATGCTCTAACCGACTGAGCTACACTCACCATTTAACATGGTCGGGGTGAAAGGATTCGAACCTTCGGCCCTCTGGTCCCAAACCAGATGCGCTAACCAGACTGCGCTACACCCCGCCTGAGTCGTGTTTGTAAGTTTATGCCACTACCTCATTAAAAAGTCGCATTTTAACTTGTTTTTTTTATAAAGTCAATTAAAAAACACTTAAATTAATAGAAATTATATATAAAAATAATTCAATCAAAAATATTAATTAGCACTTTACTAAATACATAATCTTTTAAACCAGCTAGCTTTCTATGCTTCTCTATTTTGCTATCTACTACAAATTTTAACCTTTATTTCACGGATTTTAAGTAGCTTAACACGAATATTTTACAATGACATTACAACAGAATAAATATCGACCTATTATCTATTATGCATTTTATGCTTATCAAAATTTTACCTTCAAATTTAAACATATTTATCTTTTCGGGCTAAAATTTTTTGATTAACATTTTATCTATCATATCATTAGCTTTTCATCGGCGTAAAAATATTATTTAGCTAACATTTTCTTTTTAGCATAGATATTTATACTTTCCACTGCCAATGAAAATGCCATCGCAAAATATATATATCCCTTTGGAATATGAAATCCTAATCCTTCAGCAACAAGCGTCATGCCTACAAGCACTAAAAATGCAAGTGCTAAAATTTTTATAGTTGGGTTATTATCTACAAAATTAGAAATACCTTTTGACGCTATCATCATTACACCAACTGCTAAAATAACAGCTATGATCATTATCTCTATATGCTCAGCCATTCCAACAGCCGTGATAACACTATCAAGAGAAAAAACAATATCCAAAACAGCTATCTCGCTTACGATAACCAAGAAATTTGCATGTGATTTTTTGCTATTTTTATGCTCTTCGCTTTCGCCAGAAACACTAGAATGTATTTCAAGGGTTGATTTTACAAGTAAAAATAGACCGCCCAGTATAAGCACCAAATCTCGGCCGCTTATGCTAAATTCCGCGATAGTAAAGAGTGGCTTCGTAAGCTTCATGATCCAAAACAATGAGAGTAAAAGTAAAATTCTAGTCACCATAGCTAGCCCTAAGCCAACAATCCTACCACTGCCACGCTGCTCTTGAGGTAGTTTACCTACCAAAATAGCGATAAATATAATGTTATCTATGCCTAAAACTATCTCTAAGCCAGTTAATGTAAGTAGTGATATCCACGCTTCTGGCGAACTAAACCATTCAAACATTTGCTTCCTTTGTTAAAATTTTTATTATGCTATCAGGCAAAATTTCATGCTCTATCGCATGGATTTTGCTCTCCCAATCCTCTAAGCTCATACTATCTTCTCTTTCAAACGTTCTTTGTGCGATGAGTTTACCTCCGTCAAGCTCCTCGTTCACGTAGTGCACGCTAACTCCGCCGAGCATCATCTCGCTCTCAAAGCTCTCTTTTATCGCATGAGCGCCCTTAAAAAGTGGCAATATGGAAGGATGTAAATTTATGGCTTTTATCTTTGATGTAAAAACAGGAGTTAATATCCTCATAAACCCAGCAAGCACCGTTAGTTCAGCGCCGCTTTTTAAAATTTGCTCCACAACTGCAGCGTCAAATTCTTCTCTATTTGCAAATTTGGCACTCTCTATTATCGTCGTATCAAGCCCAAATTTCTTAGCACGCTCTATACCATATACGCCTGGCTTGTTGCAGATACAAAGGCAAACTTCGATTTTTATGCCATTAAAAATTTGATTATGAACTTTTTTAAGTATCGCTTCTAAATTTGAGCCACTACCGCTAAAAAGTACGGCTATTTTTTTCGTAAGCATTTTACTCCTTTTATAATGTCTGTTGGCTCGAGCGCGTAGCTGTTTTTTTTGAAATTTTTAAGGCTAAGCGCATGAGCTAGTGTAGCCGAGATAGCAGCATCCAGTGACTCGTAGCCTTGAGCTAAAAGAGCAAGTACAAGTCCGCTTAGCACGTCACCACTGCCACCTTTTGCAAGCGTATTTTTACCATAAGGCATGATATAAATTTGCCCGTCTTTGGCGATTATCGTATTTGCGCCTTTAAGTACTAGCACGGCCTTAAATTTCTCGCTCCAAGCCTTAGCATAAGCAAATCTATTTTCTTGTAATGTTTTTACGTCGATATCTGCTATATTACAAAGCTTTAAAAGTGAGCAAAATTCCTTTGGGTGAGGCGTCAAAACACAGTTTTCATTTAGCAGATCAAGCACTTTTGCGCTGTAAAAAATATCAGCGTCAAGAACAAGCTTTTTGCTCTTTAAAATTTGCGTATCAAGCTCTTCTATGCCCTTTTTGCCAAGCCCCATGCCAACGGCTCCAGCGTTCATTTTATCGCTTATCTTGCTAGCTTGCATGATATGCGTTGGTAAATTTAAGCCCTGCTCGCCTATCACGCTAACTAGCCCGGCCCCAAAGGCAAATGCCGCCTTTGCGCAAAGCATGCTAGCTCCAACATGCTCGCCAGATATGATAAAAGCATGGCCAAAGTCGCCCTTATTTACGCACTGATTTTTTCTATTTGGAAGCACAAGGTCGCTTTTTTGAAGTAGGTGATAGTTGCTCTCGCACTCATAGTTTTGAGAGCTTATGCCAAGAGTAGCGAGCTTTACCTTGCCAACAAAGTCTTTTGCTGCGTCACTATAAAGCCCAAGCTTTCTAGCTCCCATTGTTATCGTGATGTCCGCCTTTACGCAAGTACCTAGCATCTTGCCGTCACTACTTAGTCCACTTGGTATATCACAAGCGATAGTGTAGGCAGAGCTTTTGTTTATCTTTGAGATAAGCTCTATGTGATTTTTGTCTAAATTTCTATTTAAGCCAGAGCCAAAAAGCCCGTCTATGATGCATTTTGCACCATTTAAGCTATTTTCTACATCTTTACTCTCACGCACTCCAGCAAATTTAGCTCGCTTAAGCTGTTTGGCGGCTAGTGGCTTTAAATTTTTACTAGCTAGAATAAATTCACACTCAAACTCGCCCTCTAGCATCCTTAAGGCACAAAGCACGTCAGCGCCGTTGTTTCCGCTACCACAAACGCCAAGTACTCTCACGCCTTTTTTAAATTTCTTACGGATAAAATTTGCTATGCCGGTGGCGGCGTTTTCCATTAAAATTTCTTCACTGAGGTCAAATTTCTCGCTCGCTCTCTCGTCTAAAACTCTCGTGTCTAAATATAAATTTTTCATTCTATGCCCTAAAACTAAGCGCCTCTAAGATATGGGGCTTTAAAATTTGCTCGCTCTCATCAAGGTCAGCGATGCTTCTAGCCACTCTAAGTGTTCTTTTTATACCTCTTTGAGAAAGATTGTACCTCGAGGCCGCCTTTTGTAAAATTTCTCTTGCTTCATTATCTAATAGACAAAATTTTTCTACTTGTGCGTTATTTAGTTTGCCATTTAGCTCATCTTGATCGCGCTTTTTTTGAAAGATAAAGGCTTTTAAAACCATATCACTCATCTGCTGTGAACTCAAACTCGACCTGTCATTTGGCGAACTCTCGTCCATAGCAACTTTTAAATCAATGCGGTCGAGCACTGGAGCTGAAATTCTTGATTTGTAGTTTTTTATCTCATTTTCGCTGCATTTGCAATTTAGATTGCGAGAGAATAAATTTCCACAAGGACATGGATTTTGAGCGGCTACGAAGATAAATTTAGTCTCATAAGTCACTTTAGAATTTACCCTTGCGATATGAATTTGATTGTCCTCTAGTGGCTCTCTAAGGCTCTCTATCACTTGTTTAGAAAAGTGAGGAAACTCGTCAAAAAAAAGTACTCCGCCATTTGCAAGTGCGATTTCACCGATCTTTGCGACATTTGAGCCACCACCAAATATTGAACTTTTTGTCGAGGTATGATGTGGTGAGCGAAAAGCTCTAGTGCTTGTAAATTCACTATCTTGAAGATTTAAAGAGCGGTAAGCGGCAGACTTTAGCACCTCTTCTAAGCTTTGTGGCGCCATGATATAAACTAGGCGTTTTGCGCACATGCTTTTGCCGCTACCTGGACTGCCTTCAAATAAAATATTGTGCATGCCAACAGCTGCAATAACGCAGGCTCTTTTGGCGCGATCCTGACCCAAAACGTCCTTAAAATCAAGGTCGAAGTTTAAATTTGGAACATATCTTTTGCCAGAAATTTCTATCACATTTGAAAATAGTTCATGAGTAGCGTTAAAACGTATACTTTTTGCAAATTCTGCGTCATTAAAAAACCTAATCGCCTCTTCTAGAGTACTAACCGCATAAATCTCTAAATTTGGGATCATTGAAGCTTTTTGTGCTATCTCTTTTGACACTAAGACTTTTGCGTTTTTTACCTGCGTGCTTAAAAAAAGTAAGATAGAAAATAAATTTGCCGTGCTTTTTACACTTCCATCAAGTCCAAGCTCACCAAATACAAAAATTTTCTCTAAGCTTTTTGCCTTTTGAAGAGCTATAAGAAGAGCGATAGCCAGGTCAAAATGTGAGCCACTTTTTGGCAGATCTGAAGGGGATAAATTTATGGTTATCTTTTGTGCTGGAAAGGAAAAATCAAGTGCTAGAAGTGCTGCTTTTACGCGTTCTGTGCTCTCTTTTATGCTTGTGCTTGCAAGCCCAACGATGCTAAAACCAGGAAGCCCGCGAGAGAAGA
Protein-coding regions in this window:
- the purN gene encoding phosphoribosylglycinamide formyltransferase, whose product is MLTKKIAVLFSGSGSNLEAILKKVHNQIFNGIKIEVCLCICNKPGVYGIERAKKFGLDTTIIESAKFANREEFDAAVVEQILKSGAELTVLAGFMRILTPVFTSKIKAINLHPSILPLFKGAHAIKESFESEMMLGGVSVHYVNEELDGGKLIAQRTFEREDSMSLEDWESKIHAIEHEILPDSIIKILTKEANV
- a CDS encoding TerC family protein; protein product: MFEWFSSPEAWISLLTLTGLEIVLGIDNIIFIAILVGKLPQEQRGSGRIVGLGLAMVTRILLLLSLFWIMKLTKPLFTIAEFSISGRDLVLILGGLFLLVKSTLEIHSSVSGESEEHKNSKKSHANFLVIVSEIAVLDIVFSLDSVITAVGMAEHIEIMIIAVILAVGVMMIASKGISNFVDNNPTIKILALAFLVLVGMTLVAEGLGFHIPKGYIYFAMAFSLAVESINIYAKKKMLAK
- a CDS encoding NAD(P)H-hydrate dehydratase; translation: MKNLYLDTRVLDERASEKFDLSEEILMENAATGIANFIRKKFKKGVRVLGVCGSGNNGADVLCALRMLEGEFECEFILASKNLKPLAAKQLKRAKFAGVRESKDVENSLNGAKCIIDGLFGSGLNRNLDKNHIELISKINKSSAYTIACDIPSGLSSDGKMLGTCVKADITITMGARKLGLYSDAAKDFVGKVKLATLGISSQNYECESNYHLLQKSDLVLPNRKNQCVNKGDFGHAFIISGEHVGASMLCAKAAFAFGAGLVSVIGEQGLNLPTHIMQASKISDKMNAGAVGMGLGKKGIEELDTQILKSKKLVLDADIFYSAKVLDLLNENCVLTPHPKEFCSLLKLCNIADIDVKTLQENRFAYAKAWSEKFKAVLVLKGANTIIAKDGQIYIMPYGKNTLAKGGSGDVLSGLVLALLAQGYESLDAAISATLAHALSLKNFKKNSYALEPTDIIKGVKCLRKK
- a CDS encoding YifB family Mg chelatase-like AAA ATPase, with amino-acid sequence MKSLRCATYGDGLKIIDVESIFSRGLPGFSIVGLASTSIKESTERVKAALLALDFSFPAQKITINLSPSDLPKSGSHFDLAIALLIALQKAKSLEKIFVFGELGLDGSVKSTANLFSILLFLSTQVKNAKVLVSKEIAQKASMIPNLEIYAVSTLEEAIRFFNDAEFAKSIRFNATHELFSNVIEISGKRYVPNLNFDLDFKDVLGQDRAKRACVIAAVGMHNILFEGSPGSGKSMCAKRLVYIMAPQSLEEVLKSAAYRSLNLQDSEFTSTRAFRSPHHTSTKSSIFGGGSNVAKIGEIALANGGVLFFDEFPHFSKQVIESLREPLEDNQIHIARVNSKVTYETKFIFVAAQNPCPCGNLFSRNLNCKCSENEIKNYKSRISAPVLDRIDLKVAMDESSPNDRSSLSSQQMSDMVLKAFIFQKKRDQDELNGKLNNAQVEKFCLLDNEAREILQKAASRYNLSQRGIKRTLRVARSIADLDESEQILKPHILEALSFRA